TTTATTCACATTTCATAAAGTCCTGGCTCTATATTTCCTGTTTCTATTTCCCCCACATTTCACCTTAATGATGATAGATCTAGCTAGGAGGACTGGGAAGGCAGGTGAGGACAAATACAGACACGTGGGATGGATGGAATGGCAGCCTGTTGCCTAGACATTGGCAGATAGTACTAGCTGAGACAACCTAGCACATCCAGAAGATCTGCATAGGATCTGCATAGATGACACAGAAATTATGGGAAACTTGCACACATCTGGAGGGGCAGATGGAGGCCACAGGGGATGTGCACAGCTCCTAAAATGACAGTAAACACATTTAGGCAGTTGTGTCAGTGCAGTTGTTTAAACAGAAAGGGTGAGATGAGGTGGAGCGTGATTTGGGGAGAATGAGGCACAGTGTTTGTGTGCATAGAGTTGTACCTTTTTTTGGGAGTAAACCCCCTCCTACCTGTGGGGCAGCAGCTCCAACATTAGAGATGGTTATGCAGGCTTTACGTGGCTGAGCTTCCAAAGGGACTTACTTGAGTAGAGCTGAACAGAAGTGTGTGATGCAAgttagaataatatttttttccttttttttttttaaaagcttgataAATCAGTAATAAGTGCAATTGCTACAAATGATGAATCAGCAAAGAACAAAAGCTTGGTAAAGATTTGGTGTGTAACTGAAACCAATGTGGTGAGTATCATGCTAAATTCATTGTCAAGTTCCTCAGGAAATACATTACTGATCTGTAGCTGACACTCCTTATCATAGGATTGTGaaattagttttttaaatgagtatttttttttcagcagaaaaagaatgaaaacaatttaATGTAGTTGTTGCTCCACTTAAACCAAGGATGTCATACCAGTGGTGAGCTTGACCTGGTTGCTTTCGGTACCATGCAGGCCCTTGCTTATCAGAACTGGTGGTTTGGAGCCAAGCCTTTTACTCCTTTCACATCCAAATGCCTTTAAACTCCAATACTCCTACCCACTCCCTGCAAGCGGAAAAAATCTGCAATATAGGCCAAAGAAAATATCTCTTTGCCCACCATTTATCTATTGATCTAACCAGATTTAGTCTTACATGTGTTAGGGTGATCTGGTGGCAGCTGGTTTTTTGCAGCTTTCTTGGAAAACTGCCCTTGGAGAAAGCTTCTGTGGGGCTACCTCCCATTGCTCTTCACCCAAGCAACACTGCAGCTTGAAGGAATCTGTTGCCCAGATCGACACCAATGAGTATTTTGGTAAACTGTGGAGCTGAATGTTTGGTTTGCGTTTTTCAGCTAACTAACAATTAGAGCATTAAATGTTCCTTGGATCTCTAATTAGACTATTCTATTTGTTGGTATGTATAGAAAAGTAATTCCTGAAGTCCTGAGGCAAAAGATACTTAAGGACACACAGCAGAGGTTAAAATTAAGAGCTTGGGTTTTTAGAGGAGCCCAGCTCCTATTGAATGACAGTCTGGATGGCCAGTGAAATGCTAGCTAGGGAGATAGTGCCGGGAGCAGAGCTGTGCTAATGCAAAACTCTGCTCAGGTTACGCTGCTAAGGAGCTGGTTATTTCATCTCAGGGGAGGTATGATGCTTAGGCAGCTGTACTGCTTTCAGGCCCCCAGCCGGCACTTGGCTACCCCTTCGCTGCACTGCCCGGGCAGGCACAGCCTAACTCTCAGTGAGGTCTGAGCCCCTGAGTCCTACAGTCCCCCCTTACAGTAGTAAGCAACTACACTGAAAGTGTAGGCTGCAGGTTACATGTCCATATAcacacttttttctgtgtttgtctaTATTTTGGCTGTGTAACTACTGCCCAAGCATATAGTCAAATTACAAAACCACATGAAACTCCTGACTTGAACTTGATGGGGGAAGAGCAAGGTCATTTAAATGATTTACATTCCTAGCGGGTTAAACTCATTTCTGGCAAAAATGATTAAAGAGACTTATGGCAGGGGTAAATACATGCAGACCCCATATGTTTAAAGCAAAACATAAGGATAAACATTTTGATCTAATGAAGCTGCTTTGAAACTCAGatgtctgaaaaaaattcaggaagGCAAGAAACAACATTGTGTTGTGTTTGTAAAGGCTGATGTTTTGAGACAGGCTGGAGACCAGGCGCTCCCTGAAGATGTGGGGGCAGTGGATCCACCCCTGGCTTTGCCCATCTGCATCAGCTGGAGGGGAATGCGAATGTGGGTGTCTGCAGGCAGTGCCCAGCAAGAAAATACgatttctatttctttgtttctgcaaaaGAGAATCACTCAAATATGTCTTAAAGATACTTCCTGTTCAGCAGTGTGGTTCAGAGTCCATTTAGCTGTCAGCTGCTGTTGTGGGGCCATACAGTTTAGTCAGCAAACTGTTCCTTAATCTGCATAAGGACTTATGGACCTAGCGTCAGAATGCAACAGATCTGGGCTAGGAGCTCTTATAAGGAAGGTTTTATTGCGGTATAAATAGAAATTCAGGTTCAGGTCAGTAATACTAATGCTAATTATAGTGCTAGTAATTAGCTCTTTGATAGCATTTgagctttaaaaaggaaagtaatagCAGCACCTCTTTTTCTACAGGTAGGAAAACGGAGGCACAGAAAGGCAGCGTAAGCAGCTTGTGCTCATCCAGCAACAGAGGCTGCGCTAATATTGTAGTATTCTGAATCACAGTCCTGTGCAATACTCACCAGACCATTAACTACATTTAAGATGACAGTAAAGGGGTCTTTCTTTCACCCAGGGAAGGTGTGGTACTGGCTGGAAAAGGAATGCCACTgtcccccagctgcagcccaacACGAACCTCTTTCCATGAACCCTGACATCAGTAGTTAAGGTTCTTAGCTGCTGACGACTTGGTGCTATGCTTATTACAATGAAGAAGGTTTGGGggatattttaatctttaaatgttGTATTGATTGACTTGAGTAACAGCATAACCATTTATTTTAAGAATGCAAGAAATTTTGCCTTGTCATTAATGTGGTGCCAGCTGACACTCCAGCTTACAAATCCTCCTTTAGTTGAGGAATGCTTGGTTGCAGTAAAAACCTAGAACTTTGCATGAGCTCTTATTGAAGGGTTGTAGGTGACTGAAGTATCTGCTTTGTCTGGCAATCTTTAGACACTGCAGAATGTTACAATTCCACCTCCAGAAAACTGCACATCTCCTGACCTTTGCTGGACTGAAGGAAATTCGACATGGACCATCAAGAATGTAACTGAAACAGAATATATCAGTAAATGTAAGCAGTAGAACTATTTCTCCTTCAGTGATATCTTTACAAATGTATATAGCTTTCTAATGGTGTTAACAGACCATTTCAGAGGCATATCGAGAGGCACTCGCCTGTATTTGGACACAAGGTACTACTGCAGGTGCAGTCAGAGCAGCCCGTGCTCTCTTATAGCTATGCAGCTGGAGTTACCAGCATCATCATGGTATCTGGCTGCAGATGGATCTCTTTCCATGCTCCCTGATATCAGTAATTGAGGTCTTCAGTATCATGTCACTCTTGCTATTCAGGTGGCTTGGAGCTACAGTTACTTCGCTGTAATGGTTGCTTGGATATCTCCATCCCTATGCATGCCCTTCAGGACTTTGAACAGCCTTTCTCAGGCACACAGCCACCTCTGGGAAGAGCCGACCCACCATCCAGCTTGGAGCACACCAAAATTTCCTCACACTGTTATATTCCTCTCCCTTGCACATGGTCACCTAGCTCCTTCCTGCCCCGCAGGAGAGCCCGCTGTGTATTTTATAAGCGTGTCCATACAAGAGCCCTTCTTAGACATGGCTTTTGTGGAGCAAGGGAGGTGACGTTTTCACTCTTTGCATCACCCCCTCAAGCTGTGTGTGCTTTGGTTCCATTTTCTTGGGGGCATGTATGAAAACCAGAGTTGGGCTTGGGATCAGAAGCAAAAATGTAGCTAGgctaattaattttccttttctttttcaggccaGCATCTCTTTGCAGCCACAGACCTGCCTGATCTTGCCATTGGTCTCATCCTTCTGGCTTTGTCCCTGCTTGTTCTGTGCTCCTGTTTGGTGATGATAGTTAAGCTATTAAACTCTGTGCTTAAAGGACAAGTGGCGAGCATTATCAAGAAGACAATCAACACTGGTAATTATCTGCTTTTCCTGAAGATTGTTTTCAGGAATGACAAGGACGCTGAGCACATTTATTGATGTTCTGGCAGATATTATAGAAtagtttaaagaaaacagtattaaacCAAAATTGcccctcccccccaacattttttctcctcagcgtgttattttctttcttttgaaaatctattAATGAACAGCTTGCTTGTGAACTGCAGCAGATTAACAGCAACAGCGATCAAAGTCCAGGCTCTGTTTCTTGACATATAATCATTAGCTGTTAGAAATGTAATGTTTCCATCCTCAAAAGATAGCACCGAAGTGCTGAGATTGTGATTGCCTGCTCTGGCACGGAGCCTGCATGTTTATTCTAAACTAAGTTGAAAAACAGTTTGTGGTGACTAATGATCTAATTCCCTTTGCTGTGTTCTCCAGGCGTATTTCAGCATGGATCCACTGagtgcaaatgtttttatttttcacttgcttgctttttcttcatcctcccttGAATGGAGAGGTTAGAACCTGTAGCAGAGAAAAGCAGTCCTGGCATGTCTCTGGCTGTGGTTGAAGAGAGGGTTCACAGAAATGGGGAAGGCAACAAAGTGGTCCCCATGctgtcttctcttctcctgggCAAAGAACACTGCCCGAATCAAAAACGAGGGGTAGAAAGTAATCAGCTGCTGGTTACTGTTCATTTGTGATCTACTCTGTGTTCCTCTGTGTCTTCCCAGCTGAGTAATTCCTGACTTCTTGGCTCACTCATAAATCCACAGAAAACCGGGGACCATTGTGCCTAGTTTCTCTAATCAGTGTGATTAGCTTTTCTTTGCACGAGTTAACAAGTAAACTTTTAGGAGGTGATCTGCTTGAAACTAGTTAGAACAAACAACCTGATTTTCTCAGGATGGTCTTCAGAGCTTTCTGAAGATCCGATCCATGCAGCAGGTGCCTGGTTGCTGAAACCAAGGCACTCAAGACACCTAGAAGGTGTTGTGTTGACCTCTGTAGAAACATTTCTGGTACCTAATTGTATTACAATATTATTGCTACTCTGGGTCAGGACAAATGTCTACTTAGCCTAGTATTCTTCTCAAATTGTATCCAGTGGTAGAAGGCTGGAGAGGGAGTACAGCGAACAGGGTAAATTAGAGTAGTAGAAGTGACTCTGACCCAAAATCGTCATGTAAGAGACAATATGCAGACAATGTATCTACAATTGAAATGCTTAATAGTCTTTTCACTGCTGTGTTACTGTTACATAGACATTCTGTTACACTAAAGACAATGTTCTCCCtctattttttttagatttcccATTTCCTTTTACTTGGCTAGCTGGATACCTGGCTATGCTCGCAGGGGCTGGTATGACCTTCATTGTCCAAAGTAGTTCTGTTTTCACATCTGCTATTACACCCCTTGTTGGTAAGCTGTCAATACTGTATTCTTTATCCCCATGTTTTATCCTCTCCATCATTCTGAAACCACTCAaccctgtttcttttctcctaggCATTGGCGTTATAAGCATAGAGCGCTCTTATCCCCTTACCTTAGGAGCTAACATTGGCACAACCACAACAGCTATACTTGCAGCTTTAGCAAGTCCAGGGAgtacattaaaatattcattacagGTCAGTATAAGCCAATGCTTCCTTGACTTCATTTAGAAGTTGcaacttttctgaagaaaaacctAACAAAATTGGCTCTGATGCAAATATGCCATGGATGTTGTGCTTGATTTTGACCTATTAATGGCAGCTCATTAATTTCAACTACTAGAGAAAAAGGCTTTGAATAAGCATTCTCAGAATGTCAATATACAATAGAATCTTTCTTTCATAAATTGGTCTTGATCTGATCGAATTAATTCAGAAGTGAGACAGGGTTGGCCACTTGACCCTGATCGTGGGATCTCTGCAGCTTAGAATTCAGTGCCCGCGTCTCTGACAGCCCTTTTAGGTAGTCCCCTATGAGGGTTACTAATTTCCATAAGTTCCCTCCTCAGGACCCTAACTCTGTTCATGCAGTGTATAGGGACTCCTGTAACCTAAGTGAAGGCTGTAACAACCCGTAAGATGGCAAGCTGTCTACCTACCTGAGGTTGCAGTGAGTATCAGGACATATAGTTTCTCATTGTCAATCTAATCTGAGTGGGTCTTATTGAATTCCTTGTTGCCTTAGACTATTTGAAAAGTAGGCAGCCTGGCTTTGAGCTTCCATTTACCACCAGGTAAAGAACATTCCAGACAGAAGATAACATTTGAATGAACCCTCTACATCAAAGAGTGAAAAGATAATGAAGTTTCCTTTGTGAATAGGATGAATGTTTTTTACTAACCacaataaattaagaaaattacGGAAGTCATTTTATTGTCCTCAGGCATGACAGAACAGATGTAATCATGAGAAGATACTATCTTGACCAAGCTCAGATTTCATGATAACTTGCTGTTTTTataatgtactttaaaaataaacccctgTACTTTCATGTTTACTTTAGTCTGATAACAGTTATAGAATGAAAATAGTATAAGGTGAGCATGGAACGTACTGTTTTGTTCAGTATATGCTTATTCTGTCTAAGCGACTTCTGAAAGCTTTAGCAAGTAGGTGTCTCTTTacgcttattttaaaaaaaaaaacaattttgaagaaTGTGAATCAAATTATTATAAAAGACCCAGACAAAGTCACATTCCAGGAATCTCCTCAGTGCCCTATAAACTTTTAGCtaatttttggaaaatacagGTTTGTACCATTAACAATTTATCAATAGCCTGTATGCAATATCTAATTTACACTTCCTATCTTTTAATTGGAAACTTATAGATGCAGAACCCAATAATGAACAGTTCTCGTGTAGTTCTCATGCCTTACTAACAGCAGGACTGTTTCCCGATAGCTGTTTGGTTTATCAGCTTTATTTCTGATGGACTCCATTTCTTGCATTTGAAAGCTGCATTTTAAGACTTCTCCATCTGCTGGGAGATATGTCGTCCCCTTTAGGCTTGCCTTGTTTCCAAATTCTGTCCCCTGTGTGTAGGCAGTGATCTTCACAATGTACAAGGTATTACCGAGTCCTTGCTTCGTGCTAGGAAAGGCCTTGCAGTGAAAAGgcatgaaagacaagaaaaacagtgGGAAGCAAGGGAAGGGAAACTATGGAGTCTTAGTGCCACTGGAAGTTATTATCATGTGAGTAGGAGCATTTAAAGGCATTTTAGTTAATGAACTTCTCAATTGTTTTTGCTTTCAGATTGCCTTGTGCCACTTTTTCTTCAATATCTCTGGGATTATTCTGTTTTACCCACTACCTTTTACCCGGCTGCCAATCCGCATGTCCAAGACCTTGGGAAACGTAACAGCCAAGTACAGATGGTTTGCTATATTTTATCTTCTcgtctgcttctttcttttgcctttgcttgTATTTGGTCTGTCACTGGCAGGCTTGCCAGTCCTTTTGGGTGTTTGCCTTcccctgtttgctttttttattgctgtgATTGTAATTAATATTATGCAGTCAAAGCGACCACATTCACTGCCTGAGAAACTCCAAAATTGGGATTTCCTACCCATCTGGATGCACTCCCTAGAGCCCTGGGACAATATAATTATGTCTTCGCTCTCCTTTTGTGGGAAACACTGCTGCGGCTTCTGCAAGTGCTGCAAAGTCAATGCAGAACAGGAGGGTGCCAAAGACAAGCAGCTAAAAACTATGGAGGTTTATGAAAACACCATTGCAATggctgatgaagaaagaggtggaagAAGGGCACCAACTGCAGCTTGTGTTGAAAAAACAGGCACAAACAACACAGCCTTATAGTAGCGGCTCAACCCCCATTAGCAGAGATACAGCATAGGACAGTCAGGCTCTTGAAAACCACCTTGGACAATGCACTGAGGACAGAGTGAACATTTTGTTAGGTTCCTGCAGCCAGTGATATATCACTCATCAAGGAACAGAGTCAAACAAGCTTGACAGAGTCCCTAGAAAATCTCTGATCAGTTGAAAAGCTAATGACAGATTTGCTTACAGAGGATCTACTATGTGCTACCTTCATCCAGTGCTATCAGtagcaaacaaaagaaatcctgatGTAGTCCCATGAAGAGAGGGCTGAAAGGAGTGGTGatcaattaaaacaattaaaaaacaaacaaacaaacaatgcaCTTGTAGAACACCCTTTCTAACCTACCGGCTTATTCAGCAGAAGTTACTTTATAATACCTAAAAAGctctggaaatggaaagaaaaaaaaaagaaaaaaacccagagaattCTAATGTTTTCATTGGCCGGTTTGCAGTGGTCAAAATGGAAAATAGTAGTTTTCCCAGTATGGACAAAATCTATTCTGTGTGtgtgaaggaaaatgaaatgctggGACATTCTTCAGAAGCTCTGGGAGTCCTACTCAAGCATAAGGGTGTGCATAAGCCCATTTTGAGCCTGCTCTGTCTCCTTTAACACTGGGGAGTTATCTCAAACTAAAGGCCATAAAAGTAATTGCTGATCCTTCTGCCTGCTGAAGCATAAGCACTGGGTTTGGAGACACTGGGTGGCTACCAAAGGGCCTGATGGAGTCAGGATGTGGCTGTGTGGCCATTCCTCTCTCCAGATGGTCCTCTCCAATCCTGTCACCACGTAACTCCACAGTCAGAGGAATGGTGCAGGAGGGAGGACAAGTGGCCAGCGTAGGGGAGGAGACAGCCATCCAAGCCTGGGCTGACGCCAGGAGATCTGTGTGCAACTGTGGCTCCTTTTGGCTGAGCCACAAAATGACCTTTCAGAGTAGTGGTGGAGACTGGCTTTAGAGCTACAAAACAGGGAACCTGGAGAGCAGATTATGGCTAGCGCGGGACATACGGTAACATTTACTGGAGAGAAAGGAGTGTTCACTCTGCACCATCACTTTGTGCTCTGAACCACCCTCCTTGGAAATAATGTGAATTTTACTGGCAATTGTATATAGCAATCCAAATCCCAAATAAAATCCGTAAGTAGTGTAGTCACTACCATGTGTAGTCAATCCATAGGTAGTGTAGCACTTGGTGGGAAGCTGGTTGTGCTCAGATCATACTGTTACTGATGTTTTAGTAAATGCTCGTGAGGCTGCTCTGAATCATGGGCTGACAAAAGGCATAATTTCAATGCCAGAAAAAGAGCATTTCAAAGACGCACTGAGTACTTCTGCAGGCCTTCAATAGTTTAGATATCAGTGAGTATGGGATAATATCTGAAGTCCAACcactaaaaaaaatcaggtggCTGAGTGTAGGCCAAGTGTCATTTAAAGCCAGTTTACATGGCTGAGTTGTAAATTAaatttgtaatggaaatgctgagaAGACCCTTAGTTTAACATAGCCGCTCAGTGCTACTACAACACATTTACTTCTGAATAGTTGTTCgttttctgcagagctctggaATTCAATAGCTTGTATTTGGCTATCAggtaaatatgtatattttagaagtgaaaattgttttcatttacttttttaaactg
This region of Aptenodytes patagonicus chromosome 4, bAptPat1.pri.cur, whole genome shotgun sequence genomic DNA includes:
- the SLC34A2 gene encoding sodium-dependent phosphate transport protein 2B, with amino-acid sequence MAPWPEVEKPETNNYIGDSSKPNQNMGGKEGENHKGNVASLGNKGEIQPAFSTIALIDETRPEDDPWALPELQDTGIKWSELDRKGKIIRVLYGIGKFIMLLGLLYLFVCSLDILSSAFQLVGGKAAGDIFQDDSVLSNPVAGLVIGVLVTVMVQSSSTSSSIVVSMVSSTLLTVRSAIPIIMGANIGTSVTNTVVALMQAGDRNEFRRAFAGATIHDFFNWLAVFALLPIEVISGYLYHLTNAIVESFHLESGEDAPELLKALTDPFTKLIIELDKSVISAIATNDESAKNKSLVKIWCVTETNVTLQNVTIPPPENCTSPDLCWTEGNSTWTIKNVTETEYISKCQHLFAATDLPDLAIGLILLALSLLVLCSCLVMIVKLLNSVLKGQVASIIKKTINTDFPFPFTWLAGYLAMLAGAGMTFIVQSSSVFTSAITPLVGIGVISIERSYPLTLGANIGTTTTAILAALASPGSTLKYSLQIALCHFFFNISGIILFYPLPFTRLPIRMSKTLGNVTAKYRWFAIFYLLVCFFLLPLLVFGLSLAGLPVLLGVCLPLFAFFIAVIVINIMQSKRPHSLPEKLQNWDFLPIWMHSLEPWDNIIMSSLSFCGKHCCGFCKCCKVNAEQEGAKDKQLKTMEVYENTIAMADEERGGRRAPTAACVEKTGTNNTAL